Sequence from the Acidimicrobiales bacterium genome:
CACCAGCCTGGCCGTCACCTCGTCCACCCGCAGCTCGGCGTTGACGTAGGCCGCGTAGGCCTGGTCGTAGCGGTGCTGGGCGTCCTCGAGCCGCCGGGTGGTCGCCCGCAGCTCGGCCGTCAGGTCGACGACCTGCTGGTCCAGCTCGGCCCGGCGCTCGGTCGCCTGGCGGTAGGCGAGCAGCAGGGCCGCCTCCTCGGCGACGGCCTCGTCCAGGTGCTGCTGGAGCTCGGGGAGGGTCTCGGCCTCGTGGAACGTGGTCGTCGTCGTGCTCGGCGGCGCCGGCTCGCCGGCGGCGGCGCCCGGTGCGGCGACGGCCAGCCCGCCGGCCACGACCACCGCGACGACCCGTCTCCAGCCCCTCCGCACGAGGGGAACATCGGCACCCGGCCGGGCCGGGTGAAGTGCTCAGACGTCGAGGAAGCGGGTGACCGCGAACCCCGAGCCCACCGTGCCGAGCACGACGCCGATGGCGAGGATGGCGAGGACGATGACCGTCACCTCGTCGCTCGCCACCGTGAACCCCTGGAGGATCTGGAGGTTCTCCGCCTGGGACAGCCGGTCGGTGAACAGCCAGGCGTTCAGCGCGTAGACCGAGGCGACGGCCACGAGCGCGCCGGTCAGCCCCTGGATCAGGCCCTCGAGCATGAACGGGATGCGGATGAACCAGTTGGTGGCGCCGACCAGCTTCATGACCTCGATCTCCCGCCGGCGGGCGAACATGGCCATCCGGATGGTGTTCAGGACGAGGAACACGGCCGCGATCATGAGCACGCCGGCCACCAGCAGGATCCCGTTCGTGAGCCACGAGGACAGCGAGTCGATGGTGCGGACGGTGTCCTGCTCGGCCAGCACCTGGTAGACGCCGGGGTCGTCCTCGAACTCGTTGGCGAGGCCGGCGACGATGTCGGGGTCGGGGTCCTCGGGCACGACCCGGAACGAGGTCGGCAGCACCTCGGGGGTCATCACCTCGACCATGTCGGGCTGGTTGGCGAACATGCGCCGGAACTCCTCGAACGCCTCCTGCTGGTCCGTGAACTGCACGTCCCGGACCTGCGGGTTGGAGTCGAGGGCGCCGGACATGGCGTCCATCTGCGCCTCGGTGGCGTCGGGCTGCATGAACACGATGAACTCGATGCCGCCCTTCCAGCGCTGGGTGGCGTTGTCCACGCCCTGGCGCAGGAGGAGGGCCCACCCGACGAGGGAGAGCGACACCATGATGGCGGCCACCGAGGCGGCCGTGAGCGTGACGTTTCTGCGGAAGTTCCCGAACGTCTCGCGGAGGACGTAGTCAGCCTTGATCGACATGTGCTTCGCTCACTCGTAGACGCCGCGGACCTGGTCGCGCACGATCGAGCCCTTGTCCAGCTCGATGACCCGCCGGCGCATGCTGTCGACGATGCTGCGGTCGTGGGTGGCCATGACCACGGTCGTGCCCGTCCGGTTGATGCGGTCCAGCAGCCGCATGATGCCGACGGAGGTGGCCGGGTCGAGGTTCCCGGTGGGCTCGTCGGCGAGCAGGATCAGCGGCCGGTTGACGAACGCCCTGGCGATCGACACCCGCTGCTGCTCGCCGCCGGACAGCTCGTGGGGCAGGTTCTCGAACTTCTTGGCCAGCCCGACCAGCTCGAGGATGGCGGGCACCTGGGTCTTGATGACGTGCTTCGGGCGCCCGATCACCTCGAGCGCGAACGCGACGTTCTCGTAGACCGTCTTGTTGGCGAGCAGCTTGAAGTCCTGGAACACGCAGCCGATGTTGCGGCGCAGGTAGGGGACCTTCCAGCTGCTCAGCTCGGCGATGTCCTTGCCGGCCACCCAGATCTTGCCCCGCTCGGGGCTCTCCTCCTTGTTGAGGAGGCGGATGAACGTCGACTTGCCGGAGCCCGAGGGCCCGACGAGGAAGACGAACTCACCCTTCTGGATGTCGACGGTCGCATTGTTGAGCGCGACGACGTCGCCCTTGTAGACCTTCGTGACGTTTTCGAGCTTGATCATGAGGCAGCCAGGCGCGCGAGTGGTGGGGTCGCTCCGCCCGCCGGGGATCGAGGGTAGCAGCGGGCTTCGCCAGTTCCAGATCGGCCCGGCGCGGGGCGAGTCGAGTGGTTACCCTGCCCGGCTCGTGACCCCCATCGAGGACGTCCTCACCCGGGCACTCACGATGTGGGGGCGGGAGTACGAGTTCGGGTTCGAGATCGGGCCGAGCCGCAAGCGCCCGCAGGAGGCGGACTGCTCGGAGCTGGTCGAGTGGGCCTGCGGCCGGGCCGGCGTCACGCCGATCGTGCCCGACGGCGCCTACTTCCAGTGGGTGCACTGCGGCAACCACGAGACCCGCATCCCGGTGCAGCAGGGCATCGACACCCGGGGGGCGCTGCTGTTCATGGGCGACGGCATCGGCTTCGGGCGCGACGCCATCCACCACGTCGCCTTCTCCCTCGGCGACGGGACGACCATCGAGGCGAGGGGCGAGGCCTGGGGCATCGGGGTGTTCTCGGCCGTCGGGCGGGACTGGACCTTCGCCGGGCGGATCCCCGGCGTGGAGTACGGCCCGCCGTCGCCGTTCCCCCGCATCGAGCGGACGCTCGAGCACGGGATGGAGGGCGAGGACGTGAAGTGGGCCCAGTTCCTGCTCGGCAACGCCCGGCGCCGGTGGATCGAGCCGGACGCCCCCGACAGGGGCTGCGACGGCGTGTTCGGCGACCTCACCAGGGACGCGACCATCGGCTTCCAGGAGGACTGCAACAAGCTGGGCCTCGACCCGCCGTTCCAGGCCTCCGGCCGCATCGGCCCCTACACGCTGCAGGTGTGCGGCTACCTGATCGCCAACGGGGCGACGGCCAAGCCCGTCCTCCCGAGCGTCCGGGTCGGCGGCCCACCCCGCCGCCGCCCCTAGCCCGGCCGCCTGGCGCAGGTCGGCGGTCCCGAGGCCGCCCGCCGCCCGCAGGCAGCCCGGCGCGCCGCCGCCCCTAGGCCGTCGGTCCCCAGGCCGGCGGTCCCGAGGCCGCCCGCCCGCGTGGCGCAGTCGGCGGTCCCGAGGCCGCCCGCCGCCCGCCGGCAGCCTGGCCCGCCGCCCATCGGGGGCGCGCCGGCCGTCCCCGGCCCGACTAGGAGCCGGCGGCCTCCAGGGCGCCGCTGCGCTGCCAGCGGAGCCAGGCCTCCATGAACGGCTCGAGGTCGCCGTCGATCACGCCGTCGACGTTGCCCGACTCGTGGCCGGTCCGCAGGTCCTTCACCAGCTGGTACGGGTGGAGCACGTACGAGCGGATCTGGCTGCCGAAGCCGACCCGGTGCTGCTCGCCCCGCAGGGCTGAGAGCTCGTCCTCCCGCTTCTGGCGCTCCAGCTCGGCCAGCCGGGCCTTCAGGATCTGGAGGGCCCGGTCCTTGTTCTGGTGCTGGCTGC
This genomic interval carries:
- a CDS encoding permease-like cell division protein FtsX, which produces MSIKADYVLRETFGNFRRNVTLTAASVAAIMVSLSLVGWALLLRQGVDNATQRWKGGIEFIVFMQPDATEAQMDAMSGALDSNPQVRDVQFTDQQEAFEEFRRMFANQPDMVEVMTPEVLPTSFRVVPEDPDPDIVAGLANEFEDDPGVYQVLAEQDTVRTIDSLSSWLTNGILLVAGVLMIAAVFLVLNTIRMAMFARRREIEVMKLVGATNWFIRIPFMLEGLIQGLTGALVAVASVYALNAWLFTDRLSQAENLQILQGFTVASDEVTVIVLAILAIGVVLGTVGSGFAVTRFLDV
- the ftsE gene encoding cell division ATP-binding protein FtsE, with the translated sequence MIKLENVTKVYKGDVVALNNATVDIQKGEFVFLVGPSGSGKSTFIRLLNKEESPERGKIWVAGKDIAELSSWKVPYLRRNIGCVFQDFKLLANKTVYENVAFALEVIGRPKHVIKTQVPAILELVGLAKKFENLPHELSGGEQQRVSIARAFVNRPLILLADEPTGNLDPATSVGIMRLLDRINRTGTTVVMATHDRSIVDSMRRRVIELDKGSIVRDQVRGVYE